AAACCGCCTGGGCAGCGGAGGCGTGTCGATTTCTATCCGCAGACACCTGGAATTTGAGATTCTCCCTATTGTTGGAACTTTACCTGTGGGATACGACGTCATTTGCGTAAGGACCAAAAACCTTAAccgtaatataaatattgtggCTGTTTACAGGCACCCCCGGGAAGCCATGTTTAGGCGAGATCTCCAACCAGTCTTTCATGCTCTGGAAAACAACGGCAACGATTCTATTATTCTGGGTGATGTGAACGCCCACAATATGGTTTGGAATTGCCCGAACACAAGCAAGAATGGTGATCTGTATGAGGTCATGAGCGACGAGGAATTTATATGTGTCAACACTGATACCATGTCGAAAGTGGGCTCTCGAGGTCAGCGAGATTCAAATCTGGACCTTATGTTTGGCACGGGGAGAATTATTGACAGTCTCCTACAGACAGCTGGAAGAGGCATGGGACAGCGACCACGTCCCCATCTCGTTTACGTTCGATGTATATCCAGAGATATACAGAAAGATTACTAACAGACTATCTACCAAGAGGACAGACTGGTCTCGCTTTGGCTCTCTGGTGGAGAGGGAGATTGAGGCCTCCATGATCTCTCAGGTCGACCTTTTTAAGGACGACCCGATGGAGCACCCTCGACCGTTGACGATCCCGGCAAACGAAAAATCTCACACAAATGGTGGGACATAGAATGCGAAGAGGTCATTCGGAAGAGAAAAGCAGTCTTCTCTGCTTGGAAAAGGACCAAGAGCAGTCACGATTAGAACGAATATAAGAGGTCTTTAGCGGTTGTTAAACGCACacttaaatctaaaaaaagagCCAGTTTTGAAAAGTTATGTGCTGGTATAAACCGTTTTACGAGCTTGGGATACGTGTGGAAGATGcgtatcttaaaaaatgcCAGGAAGAACTTGGAGTGGCACCCTTGGCCGACGAAAAATAGAGAAGATGTAATAAGAACATCCATAGATAACCTGGCCCCTCCTTTCGTGGGTACAGAGCCCGTGATGGATGACGAGAATTGGATGCTCCTTTTGTTCGTGCGGAGTTAGATAGAGCCATTGGTATGATCAGGAGAGACTCCTCCCCCGGCCTCGATGGCATGGAATACAGGATGATCAGGCTTCTGCCTGATATTGCTAAGATTTGCCTCCTCGAGCTCTTCAACGTGGTATGGTTGACTGGATTGATACCGGAAAAATGGCTGGACTACCAGgtcatttttattgataagGCGGGTCAAGAGAGGGTGCGTCCCATCTCTCTGTCATCGTGCATTGGTAAGCTCATAGAGAGAATGATTAATGAGAGACTCATGTGGTGGGCCGAAagtgaaaaaaagtttagtCAATCTCAAAACGGTTTTCGGAGAGGAAAATCCTGTGCGGACAACCTAACTAGGATAGTTTCGGACATTAGGGCATCTGTGTGTGCTGGAGGGTATACCTTGGCGGTTTTTCTCGACGTTTCATCCGCATACGATTGCGTCGATTACCGCATCATGATGGATAAGTTAATGGCGCAAGATTGCCCCGCCGGTATTGCCAGGTTCGTAAGTCGCTGGTTATACCGGAGAAAGGTTCGATTTGTCATTAATTCACGCGAATTTTTGAATACATGGGTCTTTAGTGGACTCCCGCAGGGCACTGTTCTTAGTCCGATTTTGTACTCTTTACTCACTCAGGGCCTCTGTGCCGATCTTCCGGAGGGTGTAGAAGCTGTGGAATTTGCGGATGACATAGGCCTGTACGTAAGTCGCCCAAACCGAGACCGAAATAAACTACTTCTACAACAAGCAGTAAATATGGTGGCAGAGCGACTTCGTGGGATTGGTCTCGATCTCGAGCCAAGGAAGACGGTGCTGGTAGAGTTTTCCAGGATAACTTTTCCAGGAGTTTTGTGGATAAGAGACGAGCATTCGTGTGGGCGATTACGATATACCCAACAGCGGCGGGTATTCCTCGGTATCTGGCTGGACAACCGCCTGAAATTCGATCGACAGGTACAGGAAGTAAGGGAAAAGGTAAATCGTGCTAACTctattatgaaatatctctGTAAGGTGACCAAGGGCATGGAAGTCAACACGGCGCATATGTTGTACAAGAGCTTAGTCAGGTCAATTACTGACTACAGTAATTTTTTACTTCCCTAGAGATGCTCTGCAGGAGAAACTGGAAAGGGCCCAATATCTTGGCATCCGCACAGCCCTGGGATATAGAAACAGTACACCGAATAACGTGATTATCGCTGAGGCGAAGGTAAGGCTCCTGAAAGACCGGGCAGCTATGCTGGGcagaaattttatacataaagcTATAGCATATAACCAGAATGGACTCTGTGGTAAGCTGCAACGCCTGTTTGATTGCGAGAGTTATGTCCGTTTTCGACAACCGATGTATAGGTTCTCTCTTCTGTCGGACCTCTGGAAGAAAACACGCCCTTTAATGGCGAGTATTGGAACTCCTGGAAAGTTCGAGATATTTCAAGGCACCTTTGGCTCGCACACTTTTGTACCTAGAGTAAATTTCTCTGTCAGCCGCGAGAGAAAGGGCGCTAAATTTTCCGATCGAGAATTAATCCGAAGAATTATAGATGAGTATGGTCTGTCTAGGAACCCGGAGATTGTCTTTACGGATGGTTCTTATAACGAAAACGCAAGATCCACGGGTGCCAGTGTAGTCATATGCGATCAAGATACCGCGTACAAAATTAGCATGCCATATTTATGCTCCTCATATACTGCGGAGGCTTTTGCCGTAAAGTCGGCTCTTCAACTGATGAAACTCCAGAGTGGGGATAGAGGCagagacattattattttgtctgatTGCAAGTCTGTTCTTCAGGCCATTCATAATAACCATCTAAACGTTCATAAGAACAAATACATCACAGAGGCCAGGATTCTGATCTACGATTTGGAGACCCTATATGACAAGAATGTTGTACTGGCGTGGATTCCCGCCCATGTTGGAATCAGGGGAAATGAAATGGCCGACATACTGGCCAAGGAAGCGGCGGATGAAGAGGCCGACCCCTCCATTGCGGTCCCGCGCGGTGGGGGATCTTATGGCCGAAGTTAGGAGGGAGACGTGGGACGCCACGCAGTCATCGATCGTCCACGATTCTGCGCACAAGGGCACCTTCTATTTCGAAACATTTTATGATCGTTGGTCGGTGAGACCTTGGTTCCGAGAGGTTAACGCAAGCagatattttgttactttgATCAATAGACTAAGATCTAACCACTACAATCTGGGAGCTTCTTTGAAGAAAAAAGGTTACGTGGATAGCGCAAGATGCGATTGCGGTTATGAGAGTGAAGATTTATAACACCTTACCAGATGCCATAAATATGATGAGCAACGAATTAATATGGATATAGAATTAAAAGCTAGGGATATTTGGAGGAGATTGACATCTGCCATCTCATCAGGACAAAAAAATGGGATGTTCTGCATATTATTTACTCGTTTTTGAGGCAAACCGATAAAGTCATTTAACTAGAAacttatgatatatatttcggGCTTAGTTCTAATGTGCTAATAACCCTCTGGGTTAAAAAAGCACCATAATAGTCCTCAACCGAGGACTCTTGAAAGATCCCCCTAGAaacgcgctttaaaaatatttaactgtttaaagcgcgtcactaacctacataggttagttgacgcgctttaaaagtacaTACTCTCTATATTCTctactttaaataactttcctttcaatatatcaacaattcactgctttaaataattttccttcgttcatacatatactatttccacgtaaatatcaattatttatgtctattagtactcaaaataactgctatattttccaaactttttttgtttataactttttaacgaataacgagttTGGGctgaaaccttctgaaggtcactcaggagggtgaccttgacaacatactaaaatatcaaggtcatccaaggtAATCCCCCCCATCTAAACAATTACCCAACGATTATTTCATCTTCCATGCGTGAATATTCTACAGGGTGTCTGGTAATTACCGTTAGATGAGCTTATTATTTCCTTAAATAACGtttgttttctttacaattgCTTAAAACTTCGGTCAAATTTTTGATCTTGTAAgaggaacttatttttttattaaaatcaaattttgatcttttttaattattttaattttttaaaattattttaagaagacaatttaatattttcagcgAGCTATAGCTCTCTCAGATCATTGCGAATTGTCGGTTGCGGAATAAAATGCGGAATCTATAGCCGGtttcacttacaattagttgcAAACGAACAGATGCTTATATCTCTGACGCTTACCTTACTATCGCAAACAGGCAGCAACTGTGAACGGTAAGCGTAATGTACATCAGATCGGCGCcaatgatatttaatacagTCGTTGTTGTCGTCGTACTACTGTGCAGCCACAACCATAGCCAGTGGGTCTGAACGTCAATCCCGTAATCAACGTCGTAGGCTAAGCTTCTCGCGCGCGTCCCGTTGTGGGGTAAGATGATGTCCAGTACCGGCGAGATTACCGGTGTCATGATAAAGCACATGAGTGCGTTACACAACATAGCTGAAAAGGCAGGTATAACAATATACATACACGCTTGCTACGCCCGGCGCGACGCGACAACCCTTCATACTTGAGTAAATGATGCACAACGTTCTTCCCTTCGACGTGTAATTCACTAAAATCTCATACTCCTTCGCCGTCGGATTTATTTTCCAGTCCATTTCGATCTGGCGCAGTAACTTTTTCACCTGAAAACGGCATTTCATGTATTTGCGTGAATTTTATTCATGCTCCGCGCCACGATCAAACGACTTTAAAAATAACGTGCAAAATGATAACGTCGTAATTAGTAACCTGCGATTCACATCGTACGCTGGTCACTACTTTAGTCATGCTCACTAAAATACCCACGATAGGAGGTATACACATGCACACGGCGTCTATGTCCTTCCCCCACACGTCGTACAATCTCTTCAcctatacataaaaaatacgaACGATAAATtcgagtatttttttattccagaAGTTGACACTGTCTACTACCGTGAAATTAACTTGCGCGGAATTTCGGCGACCTTTCTCagtatgtattaaaatacttttcaataCGAAATGCTTCCTTTACCTGAGGCGGAAAAAATGTGAACATTACGAACATGCTGACCGATGGGATGATCTTTTTTCTAAGCTGCGACTGATATGGCCATATACCGACCATCGACGCAAACAGTTTAGTTATATAATAGCGCGTATCGAACAACGCATTCATGTTAATCTGCCAACGTACTGGAAATTTGTGGGGGAAAAATTGTACGAAGGGGGACGCTTCGACGAGAGGGAGGAGCGGAGCTGTTAGTTGCACAGACGAATCATCAATAGACAATACGTATTTGTCCCCGTCGCGTCACGTTGACAAGCTGTACTTAACGGAATTACATGATccaaaatatgaatttttcatgcttcagcaagataaaaaaagagaaaggagaagcggataaaaaatatatagccaGAGTAGACATGTCTAATATGTAGCTAGAAGAATAGAATTAATTCTGAGAAGGAAGAAATGTTAATTCTGGAGAGGCCACGCGCAGTTCAGTTTTCGATACAAGAGAGTAGATTACGCAATATGCGGCGGATAAAGTGTATTGAAAGTCTATTAGTCACTTCTCTTatcatttatatcaatttctttcatattttaaaagatcaaAATCTAGATGTTGCGCGCATTAGAATTTCTTGAgagatttttaacgaatataTGTCTCACGTAAAAATGGTAGTAACTTTATTtctccctaacaaaataattcacaaaattgcgttacctaactcaactcaagtaatacgtatttcaaaaaaagatgtgaaatctttaaattgcgccaattgcaaagagaatatatatatatatatatatatatatatatatatatatattgctttgaaaaataattgttgcgcaactacttataaaaaataaaactccaAGTGGtacgtatctttgtattcccaTTCAAGGGTCTTCTTATTCCAACCCaaactttaattctttttaataaaattatataatattacaaagaatcattttaatcacaaagaattaaagagataacagtacaaaataaaaatagagaagaaatttttcggTTGCCCCCAATTTTGGACAGGGGGGGTGTCCGATTTGACAaagaatgccccatatatatatatatattgcaccCGCGCTGCGTGAGCGTCGCCCAGTATACCCAGCCGTGAAGCGTCTTTGGCAACGCCCGTCACAGAATGTTGCACTCCGGCGGAGTTTTCCTCCGTTCGTTTACTCGCGCACTCGCGAAATCGCTCGCGGCTCGCGGAAATAAAGGGAACACTTTATCGGGAGAGGAAAGGAGTCGTTTATTACTCacaaaatacacacacacacacacacacacacaggctcgatcgtataaaaatatgtccGTACGAGATCGAATCTCGCGGCAATCTGACAGGCGTTGTTTACATGGCAACGCCCGTTGCCAAAGACGCTTCACGGCTGGATATACCGGGCGATGCTCACAGCGCGGGTGCAACactacatatacatatctatatctataaaggaagatgtcctgactgactgactgactgactgactgactgactgactgactgactcatcaacgcccaggcCAAACCCCTGAACCTAGAGACTTGAAATTTGGAGGGTGTATTCCTCTCATGACGTAAGCATCCACTAAGAaaggatttttaaaaatgccaCCCCTAAGGGGGTGAAAAggggtaaaatgtgtttttttcacgattattctgactgactgactgactgactgactcatcaacgcccagcccaaaccactgaaccgaatttttaccaaaagtatatgaaataggggtagaattttccggggagtgccactatgtgtatagttttttgttaccgattttctggaaaccgatttttttaattttttctatttttcgaaaaataattgatcaaatctcaacaaattatagatcaaacagaggtagaattttccgaggagtactatgaagtgtataatttttcgttaccgatcttttggaagccggtatcgaaattttttcaaataatttttaccaaaagtatatgaaataggggtagaattttccggggagtgccactatgtgtatagttttttgttaccgattttctggaaaccggtttttctaatttttctaatttttcgggaaataattcaccgaatttcaaagaattgtagatcaaacaggggtagaattttccgggaagtgctatgaagtgtataatttttcgttaccgatcttttggaagccggtatcgaaattttttcaatctttcgggaattaattgaccgaatctgaaagaattgtatataaagtagGGGTAAAATTTTACGGCGAGCGCCataatgtgtacagtttttgttaccgatctttttggaaaccggtttttttaattcttccaatttttcgggaaataatttattaaatgtcaaagaattatacatgaagtaggggtagaatttcccgggaagtgctataaagtgtactattttttattaccgatctttttaaaaaccggttccgaatgactgaatctcaaagaattgtacataaagtaggggttgaatttctTGGGGAGTGCtatcaagtatataattttttgttattgatctttttggaaagcggtatcagaagtttgacgaatttttgggaaataattaatcgaattttaaagaattgtatttagagagagagagagagagagagagagagagagagagagagagagagggagagagggggagaaagggagagagagagagagagagagagagagaggg
This genomic stretch from Temnothorax longispinosus isolate EJ_2023e chromosome 9, Tlon_JGU_v1, whole genome shotgun sequence harbors:
- the LOC139818748 gene encoding uncharacterized protein isoform X3; protein product: MNALFDTRYYITKLFASMVGIWPYQSQLRKKIIPSVSMFVMFTFFPPQVKRLYDVWGKDIDAVCMCIPPIVGILVSMTKVVTSVRCESQVKKLLRQIEMDWKINPTAKEYEILVNYTSKGRTLCIIYSTMLCNALMCFIMTPVISPVLDIILPHNGTRARSLAYDVDYGIDVQTHWLWLWLHSSTTTTTTVLNIIGADLMYITLTVHSCCLFAIVRHKLEHVVDSIKKHTMQSLENHNYNVECYVKYEDRQLRLKEQAAVVRECVINHQRAIQLLNGAISTGPKLERSRINVSDRSAIVADASDIKSARFADSADVNVLFYSVGIFPISICIRFALK
- the LOC139818748 gene encoding uncharacterized protein isoform X2 gives rise to the protein MNALFDTRYYITKLFASMVGIWPYQSQLRKKIIPSVSMFVMFTFFPPQVKRLYDVWGKDIDAVCMCIPPIVGILVSMTKVVTSVRCESQVKKLLRQIEMDWKINPTAKEYEILVNYTSKGRTLCIIYSTMLCNALMCFIMTPVISPVLDIILPHNGTRARSLAYDVDYGIDVQTHWLWLWLHSSTTTTTTVLNIIGADLMYITLTVHSCCLFAIVRHKLEHVVDSIKKHTMQSLENHNYNVECYVKYEDRQLRLKEQAAVVRECVINHQRAIHCVQLLHCIYTWCFLVLLGLNLFIISITAVQLVSRLFQWNVMATCVMFICGQLTHLFFLSLMAQYLLDQSSNVHGSTYSCFWYNMPVQIQKDIVLILIRSRIPCKIMAGKLFVMSLENFCTIVQTSMSYFTVLASFR
- the LOC139818748 gene encoding uncharacterized protein isoform X1 yields the protein MNALFDTRYYITKLFASMVGIWPYQSQLRKKIIPSVSMFVMFTFFPPQVKRLYDVWGKDIDAVCMCIPPIVGILVSMTKVVTSVRCESQVKKLLRQIEMDWKINPTAKEYEILVNYTSKGRTLCIIYSTMLCNALMCFIMTPVISPVLDIILPHNGTRARSLAYDVDYGIDVQTHWLWLWLHSSTTTTTTVLNIIGADLMYITLTVHSCCLFAIVRHKLEHVVDSIKKHTMQSLENHNYNVECYVKYEDRQLRLKEQAAVVRECVINHQRAIHCVQLLHCIYTWCFLVLLGLNLFIISITAVQLVSRLFQWNVMATCVMFICGQLTHLFFLSLMAQYLLDQSSNVHGSTYSCFWYNMPVQIQKDIVLILIRSRIPCKIMAGKLFVMSLENFYSADVNVLFYSVGIFPISICIRFALK